The Planococcus donghaensis genome contains a region encoding:
- the sufU gene encoding Fe-S cluster assembly sulfur transfer protein SufU: MSSNNLDQLYRRVIMDHYKTPRNKGALEKNSVNIEMNNPTCGDRIQLTLQVEDGIVKDAKFDGEGCSISMASASMMTQAVKGQEVDTALKLSGIFSDMMLGKEYDDSIDLGDIEALQGVSQFPARIKCATLAWKAMEKGVQNEEKS, encoded by the coding sequence ATGTCTTCTAATAACTTAGACCAATTATACAGACGCGTTATTATGGATCACTATAAGACCCCTCGCAACAAAGGGGCACTTGAAAAAAATAGCGTGAATATCGAGATGAACAATCCGACCTGTGGTGACCGCATCCAACTGACTTTGCAGGTCGAAGACGGCATTGTCAAAGATGCGAAGTTTGACGGTGAAGGATGTTCGATTTCAATGGCTTCTGCTTCAATGATGACGCAAGCTGTCAAAGGGCAGGAAGTTGATACGGCATTAAAACTTTCCGGTATCTTTTCAGATATGATGCTTGGTAAAGAGTACGATGATTCGATTGATCTTGGTGATATTGAAGCACTACAAGGCGTCTCTCAATTTCCAGCCCGTATAAAATGTGCGACTTTGGCTTGGAAAGCGATGGAAAAAGGCGTGCAAAACGAAGAAAAATCGTAA
- the sufB gene encoding Fe-S cluster assembly protein SufB: MAKKMPEIGDYKYGFHDKDVSVFRSKRGLTEDIVREISKIKEEPEWMLKSRLKALKLFYSMPMPQWGGDLGSLNFDEITYYVKPSEASQTSWDEVPEEIKRTFDKLGIPEAEQKYLAGVSAQYESEVVYHNMKVELEDMGIVFKDTGAALRENEDLFKEHWQSVIPAADNKFAALNTAVWSGGSFIYVPKGIKVESPLQAYFRINSENMGQFERTLIIVDEGASVHYVEGCTAPVYTTNSLHSAVVEIIVKKDAYCRYTTIQNWANNVFNLVTKRAFVYENGTMEWIDGNIGSKLTMKYPAVYLKGEGARGMTLSIAIAGKGQHQDAGAKMIHLAPNTSSSIVSKSISKQGGKVSYRGIVHFGRKADGARSNIECDTLIMDNQSTSDTIPYNEILNDNVSLEHEAKVSKVSEEQLFYLMSRGVSEQEATEMIVMGFIEPFTKELPMEYAVEMNRLIKFEMEGSIG; the protein is encoded by the coding sequence ATGGCGAAAAAAATGCCGGAAATCGGTGATTATAAATATGGGTTCCACGACAAAGATGTTTCAGTATTTAGATCAAAAAGAGGTTTAACTGAAGACATCGTAAGAGAAATTTCAAAAATTAAAGAAGAGCCAGAATGGATGCTTAAATCTCGTCTAAAAGCATTGAAATTGTTTTATTCAATGCCGATGCCACAATGGGGCGGCGACTTAGGTTCATTGAACTTTGATGAAATTACGTATTACGTAAAACCATCAGAAGCAAGTCAAACTTCATGGGATGAAGTTCCTGAAGAAATCAAACGTACATTTGATAAATTAGGAATTCCAGAAGCAGAGCAAAAATATTTGGCTGGTGTATCAGCTCAGTACGAATCTGAAGTTGTTTACCACAATATGAAAGTCGAATTGGAAGACATGGGTATCGTCTTTAAAGATACGGGTGCTGCACTTCGTGAAAACGAAGACCTTTTCAAAGAACATTGGCAGTCAGTAATTCCAGCAGCAGACAATAAATTTGCTGCGTTAAATACGGCGGTTTGGTCTGGTGGCTCATTCATTTACGTACCTAAAGGCATTAAAGTGGAATCACCACTTCAAGCGTACTTCCGTATTAACTCGGAAAACATGGGTCAATTTGAACGTACGCTAATCATTGTAGATGAAGGCGCAAGCGTTCATTACGTAGAAGGTTGTACAGCTCCTGTTTACACAACAAATTCACTTCACTCAGCTGTTGTTGAAATTATTGTGAAAAAAGATGCTTACTGCCGTTATACAACAATTCAAAACTGGGCAAACAACGTCTTTAACCTTGTAACGAAACGTGCATTTGTGTACGAAAACGGGACAATGGAATGGATTGATGGCAACATCGGTTCGAAATTGACGATGAAATATCCAGCGGTTTACTTGAAAGGCGAAGGCGCACGTGGCATGACATTGTCAATCGCAATTGCTGGTAAAGGACAACACCAAGATGCTGGTGCGAAAATGATTCACTTGGCTCCAAATACGTCTTCTTCGATTGTTTCGAAATCAATTTCAAAACAAGGCGGGAAAGTATCGTATCGCGGAATCGTTCATTTTGGACGTAAAGCTGACGGCGCACGTTCGAACATCGAATGTGATACGTTGATTATGGATAACCAATCAACTTCTGATACAATTCCATACAACGAAATCTTAAACGATAACGTTTCTTTGGAACACGAAGCGAAAGTTTCAAAAGTATCTGAAGAGCAGTTGTTCTACTTGATGAGCCGTGGCGTTTCTGAGCAAGAAGCTACAGAAATGATCGTTATGGGCTTTATCGAACCATTTACAAAAGAACTTCCAATGGAATATGCGGTAGAAATGAACCGTTTAATCAAGTTCGAAATGGAAGGCTCGATCGGTTAA
- a CDS encoding DNA alkylation repair protein codes for MKKLWDDQELIDSFKANRNPEQMVPMSAYMRNQFDFLGIKTPLRTELLNKHFSTHQLPSGQKLLEAVWKLYELPEREYQYAAIALLDKMKEELTLKDLAFLRQLIENKSWWDSVDSIASRILGHVIQKEQVEGTRSMIEWSKAENIWTNRAAILHQLKYKQQTDTIILSQIILHHATSPEFFIQKAIGWALREYAKTDAEWVETFVSTHELMPLSKREALKHIKK; via the coding sequence ATGAAAAAGCTATGGGACGATCAAGAACTAATTGATAGCTTTAAAGCAAACCGTAATCCTGAACAAATGGTTCCAATGTCTGCCTACATGCGAAATCAATTTGACTTTTTAGGGATCAAAACTCCATTGCGAACTGAATTATTGAACAAACACTTTTCAACCCATCAGTTGCCTTCCGGCCAGAAATTATTAGAGGCCGTCTGGAAACTATATGAACTGCCTGAAAGAGAATACCAATACGCAGCGATTGCCTTACTAGACAAAATGAAAGAGGAGTTAACACTCAAAGACTTGGCATTTCTACGACAACTAATTGAAAACAAGTCCTGGTGGGACAGTGTAGATTCGATTGCTTCCCGAATTCTTGGTCACGTTATTCAAAAAGAACAAGTTGAAGGGACACGCTCAATGATTGAATGGTCAAAAGCAGAAAATATATGGACAAATCGTGCGGCGATTCTCCACCAGCTAAAATACAAGCAGCAGACAGACACAATCATACTTAGTCAAATTATACTTCATCATGCTACATCTCCTGAATTCTTTATTCAAAAAGCTATTGGCTGGGCATTACGTGAATATGCCAAGACCGATGCTGAATGGGTAGAAACGTTTGTCTCTACACATGAGTTAATGCCTCTTAGCAAACGCGAAGCATTAAAACACATAAAAAAATAA
- a CDS encoding DUF72 domain-containing protein has product MIYVGLTGWGDHPDVYSPGSKKTEKLSDYSGHFPIVELDSSFYAVQPERNIRKWIAETPAQFQFVVKAYQGMTGHLRGENPFESRDAMFEAFRKSIEPLKEEGKLAMVLLQFPPWFDCQKDNVDQLREIIERLKEFDLAIEFRHQSWYANGMSEKTLDFLRNNNLIHSVCDEPQSGEGSIPLVPVSTRKDKVLLRIHGRNVHGWVNPGGAQNWREVRYLYDYNKEELEEISRAVKTLTNTTENVYVIFNNNSGGHAAGNAKQFQKMNNLSFDGLLPKQLDLFEGGF; this is encoded by the coding sequence ATGATTTATGTAGGATTGACGGGTTGGGGAGACCATCCAGATGTCTATAGCCCGGGCTCAAAGAAAACAGAGAAATTAAGTGATTACAGTGGACATTTTCCAATAGTTGAATTAGATTCTTCTTTTTATGCGGTTCAACCAGAACGCAATATTCGCAAGTGGATTGCGGAGACGCCGGCGCAATTTCAATTTGTCGTCAAAGCTTATCAAGGCATGACAGGCCACCTTCGTGGTGAAAATCCATTTGAATCACGTGATGCCATGTTTGAAGCTTTCCGTAAGTCTATCGAACCTTTGAAAGAGGAAGGTAAATTAGCAATGGTGTTACTGCAATTTCCGCCATGGTTTGATTGTCAAAAAGACAATGTCGATCAACTTCGAGAAATTATTGAACGTCTTAAAGAATTTGATTTGGCGATCGAGTTTCGCCATCAATCCTGGTATGCAAATGGAATGAGTGAAAAAACTTTGGATTTTCTTCGGAACAATAACTTGATTCACTCAGTTTGTGATGAGCCGCAGTCAGGAGAGGGTTCAATTCCGCTTGTGCCAGTATCTACTAGAAAAGATAAAGTGTTGTTGCGCATACATGGTCGCAATGTTCACGGCTGGGTAAATCCTGGAGGTGCACAAAACTGGAGAGAAGTTCGTTATTTATACGATTACAATAAAGAAGAACTCGAGGAAATTAGTAGAGCCGTAAAGACATTGACGAACACTACTGAAAATGTATATGTGATTTTTAATAACAATTCAGGAGGGCATGCAGCAGGTAATGCGAAGCAGTTCCAAAAGATGAATAACCTATCATTTGATGGGCTTTTACCAAAGCAGTTGGATTTATTTGAAGGAGGATTTTAA
- a CDS encoding sulfite exporter TauE/SafE family protein has translation MVFIVMAVVGIMSGILGALIGLGGGVILVPALLFMGTSFAFFPELSPQKIVGLSVIMMIFTGLSSTLAYMKVRTVDYKSGFIFFAGSAPGTIVGAFINKNLDLPSFNLYFGILLVFLSLLLLLRDHLNAVQWFVENGRKTTFTDREKKEYVYGYPIWFALLLTFFVGVASGLFGIGGGSIIVPAMILLFLFPPHVAVGTSMLMVFLSALVNSVTHISLGNVPWIYTLAVVPGAYMGAKIGAALNKRLNSEMLVTILRIVLLVLGIRSIYEGIFSI, from the coding sequence ATGGTTTTCATCGTTATGGCAGTTGTCGGAATAATGTCCGGCATACTGGGTGCTTTAATCGGTTTGGGTGGGGGCGTTATATTGGTACCTGCTTTGCTGTTTATGGGCACTAGCTTTGCATTTTTTCCAGAACTTTCACCACAAAAAATTGTTGGGTTATCGGTTATTATGATGATTTTTACAGGTCTTTCTTCCACGTTAGCCTATATGAAAGTTCGAACAGTTGATTACAAAAGTGGATTCATTTTTTTTGCAGGTAGTGCACCGGGAACAATTGTCGGTGCTTTTATTAATAAAAATTTAGACTTACCCTCCTTCAACTTATATTTTGGGATTCTTTTAGTTTTTCTATCCTTGTTGCTGTTATTGCGTGACCATCTTAATGCAGTTCAATGGTTTGTGGAGAACGGTCGAAAAACAACGTTTACAGACAGAGAAAAAAAAGAATATGTTTATGGCTATCCAATCTGGTTTGCTTTGTTATTAACATTTTTTGTTGGCGTTGCTTCTGGTCTATTTGGTATTGGTGGCGGGTCTATCATTGTCCCAGCGATGATTCTTTTGTTCTTATTCCCTCCTCATGTAGCTGTTGGGACATCGATGTTAATGGTGTTTCTATCAGCACTGGTAAACTCTGTTACGCATATTTCGTTGGGGAATGTGCCGTGGATTTACACACTTGCAGTCGTGCCAGGGGCCTATATGGGTGCGAAAATAGGTGCAGCGTTAAACAAACGCCTCAATTCGGAAATGTTGGTCACCATTTTGAGAATTGTATTACTCGTGCTTGGGATACGTTCAATTTATGAAGGAATATTTAGCATTTAA
- a CDS encoding bifunctional metallophosphatase/5'-nucleotidase produces MSETIHIYHTNDLHSHFANWPRIKSFLAERKRWHEEEGDICLVLDIGDHVDRSHPFTEGTAGKGNIQLLNEAGYDAVTIGNNEGITLSKEELNDLYVQANFDVVVSNLFDLHGNRPKWAKPHRIIRTANGTRIGLVGATAEFTPFYRKLGWQITDAKESIIQSVEEIKDKTDLIICLSHLGIKDDELLAELCPQLNIILGAHTHHVFHDGKWQGDTLLGAAGKFGFYIGHMAVEEEFGKSSARLIEVSQLCEVQEDFDKHLVEQGKIQMNEIVYYSDKKLKAEWFKDSELATLFGQAMIEFTGADCALFNAGIFMEDIHEGAMTRYNFHKMLPHPINPCVVELSGAELKEIYLQSLNSEWPQIELKGMGFRGAVFGKMIHLNMEIIDRRLYIKGQRVVHDQKYQLVTLDMLTFGYFFPSLKRATKTYFMPEFLRDVFGQYFHNKAIK; encoded by the coding sequence ATGAGCGAAACTATTCATATTTACCATACAAATGATTTACACAGTCATTTTGCAAATTGGCCACGCATTAAATCATTTTTAGCTGAACGAAAAAGGTGGCATGAAGAAGAAGGGGACATTTGTCTGGTTTTGGATATAGGCGACCATGTCGACCGTTCGCATCCATTTACAGAAGGTACTGCAGGAAAAGGCAATATCCAGTTACTTAACGAAGCAGGATATGACGCGGTGACAATCGGTAATAATGAGGGCATTACGTTGTCTAAAGAAGAGCTAAATGATTTGTATGTTCAAGCTAATTTTGATGTTGTGGTATCGAATCTATTTGATCTTCATGGCAACCGACCAAAGTGGGCCAAACCCCACCGAATTATTCGGACAGCAAATGGCACACGCATTGGATTAGTGGGGGCAACAGCAGAGTTTACTCCTTTTTATCGCAAACTCGGTTGGCAAATCACCGATGCAAAAGAGTCGATTATTCAATCGGTAGAAGAAATTAAAGACAAAACCGATTTAATTATTTGTTTGTCTCATTTAGGGATAAAAGATGATGAACTATTAGCGGAACTTTGTCCGCAACTCAATATTATTTTAGGTGCACATACCCATCATGTTTTTCATGATGGGAAATGGCAAGGAGATACATTACTTGGAGCTGCAGGAAAGTTTGGTTTTTATATCGGACATATGGCAGTAGAAGAGGAGTTTGGAAAAAGTTCAGCTCGGTTAATTGAAGTGTCGCAGTTATGCGAAGTACAAGAAGATTTTGATAAACATCTAGTTGAACAAGGCAAAATCCAAATGAATGAAATCGTGTATTATAGCGATAAAAAATTGAAGGCAGAGTGGTTTAAGGATTCAGAGCTTGCCACGTTATTTGGGCAAGCAATGATTGAATTCACAGGTGCAGATTGTGCATTATTTAACGCCGGTATATTTATGGAAGATATACATGAAGGTGCGATGACACGATATAATTTTCATAAAATGTTGCCTCATCCGATTAATCCGTGTGTAGTGGAGTTAAGCGGTGCAGAATTAAAAGAGATTTATTTGCAGTCTTTAAATTCAGAATGGCCACAAATTGAGTTAAAAGGAATGGGTTTCCGCGGAGCAGTATTTGGTAAAATGATTCATTTGAACATGGAAATCATTGACCGCCGTCTTTATATTAAAGGTCAACGGGTTGTACACGATCAAAAATATCAATTGGTTACGTTAGACATGCTGACATTTGGTTATTTTTTCCCGAGTTTAAAAAGAGCGACGAAAACATATTTCATGCCAGAATTTCTGCGTGATGTATTCGGTCAATATTTTCATAACAAAGCGATAAAATAG